From the genome of Nocardia sp. NBC_01503, one region includes:
- a CDS encoding ABC-F family ATP-binding cassette domain-containing protein yields the protein MSTTLHARGLAAGHGERTLFEDLDLVLAPGDVIGLVGVNGAGKSTLLRMLADGNAPEGEITLSPPDATVGYLAQEPERVEGETVLEFLRRRTGVGAAQRVMDAAAERLAEGGDDEFSPALERWLALGGADLEQRAEEVSADLGLTESLPHGLETLMTVLSGGQAARAGLASVLLSRFDILLLDEPTNDLDLNGLDRLEQFVTGVREPLMVISHDREFLARTVNRIVELDLAQQQVGSYDGGYESYLEEREIARRHAREAYDEFADTKAGLEARAGMQRNWMEHGVRNARRKSKQDSDKMGRKARAEATEKQASKVKQTVRRIERLDAVEEPRKEWELRMVIAAAPRSGSVVATLSNAAVTRGEFTLGPITVQVDYGDRIVLTGANGAGKSTLLSLLLGKAQPDTGSAALGSGVAIGEVDQARGLFRGTGTLADTFSAEIPDWPEAEVRTLLAKFGLRGPHVLRPNDTLSPGERTRAALALLQARGVNLLVLDEPTNHLDLAAIEQLEQAVESFTGTVLLVTHDRRMLDNVRATRRWHLEAGNLTEE from the coding sequence GTGAGCACCACTCTGCATGCGCGCGGACTCGCCGCCGGACACGGCGAACGCACCCTCTTCGAAGACCTCGATCTCGTGCTGGCCCCCGGCGATGTGATCGGCCTGGTCGGGGTGAACGGCGCAGGAAAGTCCACCCTGCTGCGCATGCTCGCCGACGGGAACGCCCCGGAAGGCGAGATCACGCTCAGCCCGCCCGATGCCACCGTCGGCTATCTCGCGCAGGAGCCGGAGCGCGTCGAAGGCGAGACGGTGCTGGAGTTCCTGCGCCGCCGCACCGGTGTCGGTGCGGCCCAGCGCGTCATGGACGCGGCCGCCGAACGCCTCGCCGAGGGTGGCGACGACGAGTTCTCCCCCGCCCTGGAGCGCTGGCTCGCACTCGGCGGCGCGGATCTGGAGCAGCGCGCCGAGGAGGTCTCGGCCGATCTCGGTCTGACCGAGAGCCTCCCGCACGGTCTGGAGACCCTCATGACCGTGCTCTCCGGCGGTCAGGCGGCCCGTGCCGGTCTGGCCTCGGTGCTGTTGTCCCGCTTCGACATTCTGCTGCTGGACGAGCCGACCAACGACCTCGATCTGAACGGCCTGGACCGCCTCGAACAGTTCGTCACCGGCGTCCGCGAACCGCTCATGGTGATCAGCCATGATCGAGAGTTCTTGGCGCGCACCGTGAATCGCATTGTCGAGCTGGATCTGGCGCAGCAGCAGGTGGGCAGTTACGACGGCGGTTACGAGTCGTATCTGGAGGAGCGCGAGATCGCCCGCCGGCACGCGCGCGAAGCCTATGACGAGTTCGCCGACACCAAGGCCGGACTCGAGGCGCGCGCGGGCATGCAACGCAATTGGATGGAGCACGGCGTCCGCAACGCCCGCCGCAAGAGCAAACAGGACTCGGACAAGATGGGCCGCAAAGCCCGTGCCGAGGCTACCGAGAAGCAGGCGTCGAAGGTCAAGCAGACCGTGCGGCGCATCGAACGCCTCGATGCGGTGGAGGAGCCGCGCAAGGAGTGGGAACTGCGCATGGTCATCGCCGCCGCGCCCCGCAGCGGTTCGGTGGTGGCGACCCTCTCGAATGCTGCTGTCACGCGCGGCGAATTCACCCTCGGTCCGATCACCGTGCAGGTCGACTACGGTGACCGCATAGTCCTGACCGGGGCCAACGGCGCGGGTAAATCCACCCTGCTGTCCCTGCTGCTCGGAAAGGCCCAGCCGGACACCGGATCCGCCGCCCTCGGCTCCGGCGTCGCGATCGGCGAGGTCGATCAGGCGCGCGGCCTGTTCCGCGGAACCGGCACCCTCGCCGACACTTTCAGCGCGGAGATTCCGGATTGGCCCGAGGCCGAGGTCCGCACCCTGCTCGCCAAATTCGGTCTGCGCGGCCCACATGTGCTGCGCCCCAACGACACTCTCTCACCGGGCGAGCGCACCCGCGCGGCCCTGGCCCTGCTCCAGGCCCGAGGCGTCAACCTGCTGGTGCTCGACGAGCCCACCAACCATCTCGACCTGGCCGCCATCGAACAGCTGGAGCAGGCGGTCGAATCCTTCACCGGCACAGTCCTGCTGGTAACCCACGACCGCCGCATGCTCGACAATGTGCGAGCCACCCGCCGCTGGCACCTCGAGGCGGGCAACCTCACCGAGGAGTAG
- the glmM gene encoding phosphoglucosamine mutase codes for MGRLFGTDGVRGLANDSLSPELALAVSAAAAQVLSRGKKRALAVVGRDPRASGEMLEAAVTAGLTAAGVDVLSVGVLPTPAVAYLTGVYDACLGVMISASHNPMPDNGIKIFAAGGHKLDDAIEDRIEALIAAGGYNRPTGGAIGRVLGKPGQLFGATDQYSLEGTHERYVEHLVEATGRDLSGLTVVVDCAHGAASEVGPAALREAGATVIAINADPDGLNINDGCGSTHLEQIQRAVREHGGDLGLALDGDADRCLAVDAEGNVVDGDAIMAVIALAMRDSGELAENTLVATVMSNLGLHIAMRDAGIAMRTTAVGDRYVLEELRRSGLNLGGEQSGHVVLPRFGTTGDGVLTGLKLMARMAETGRTLADLAAVVQTVPQVLINVHVSDKAAVAVAPEVLDAVAEGERLLGDTGRILLRPSGTEQLVRVMVEATDSGQAQRLAEDLAKLVSAV; via the coding sequence ATGGGACGTTTGTTCGGCACCGACGGAGTCCGCGGGCTCGCCAATGACTCGCTGAGTCCGGAACTGGCGCTTGCCGTTTCCGCCGCCGCGGCGCAGGTTTTGAGCCGAGGCAAGAAGCGCGCTTTGGCTGTCGTCGGACGTGACCCACGCGCGAGCGGCGAAATGCTGGAAGCGGCCGTCACCGCCGGGCTGACCGCCGCGGGCGTGGACGTGCTCTCGGTCGGCGTACTGCCCACCCCCGCCGTCGCCTATCTGACCGGCGTCTACGACGCGTGCCTGGGCGTGATGATCTCCGCCTCGCACAACCCCATGCCCGATAACGGCATCAAGATCTTCGCGGCCGGTGGCCACAAACTCGACGACGCCATCGAGGACCGCATCGAAGCCCTCATCGCCGCGGGCGGGTACAACCGTCCGACCGGCGGCGCCATCGGACGCGTGCTCGGCAAGCCCGGCCAGCTCTTCGGCGCGACCGATCAGTACAGCCTGGAAGGCACCCACGAACGCTATGTGGAGCACCTGGTCGAGGCCACCGGGCGCGATCTGAGCGGACTCACCGTGGTGGTCGACTGCGCGCACGGCGCGGCCTCCGAGGTCGGACCCGCCGCACTGCGCGAGGCCGGTGCGACCGTTATCGCCATCAATGCCGACCCTGACGGCTTGAACATCAATGACGGTTGCGGCTCAACGCATTTGGAGCAGATTCAGCGCGCCGTTCGCGAACACGGCGGCGATCTCGGGCTGGCCCTGGACGGCGACGCGGACCGCTGCCTGGCCGTCGATGCCGAGGGCAATGTGGTCGACGGTGACGCCATCATGGCGGTGATCGCGCTCGCCATGCGCGACTCCGGTGAGCTCGCCGAGAACACTCTCGTCGCGACCGTCATGAGCAATCTCGGCCTGCACATCGCCATGCGCGATGCCGGAATCGCCATGCGCACCACCGCCGTCGGCGACCGCTACGTGCTGGAGGAGTTGCGTCGCAGCGGCCTCAACCTGGGCGGCGAACAATCCGGCCATGTCGTGCTGCCGCGGTTCGGCACCACCGGTGACGGCGTCCTCACCGGGTTGAAGCTGATGGCCCGCATGGCCGAAACCGGCCGCACCCTGGCCGATCTCGCCGCCGTGGTGCAGACCGTCCCGCAGGTGCTCATCAACGTGCACGTCTCCGACAAGGCCGCAGTGGCAGTCGCCCCCGAGGTCCTGGACGCCGTGGCCGAAGGCGAACGCCTCCTCGGCGATACCGGCCGAATCCTGCTCCGCCCCAGCGGCACCGAACAATTGGTGCGCGTCATGGTGGAGGCCACCGACTCCGGCCAGGCCCAGCGGCTGGCCGAAGACCTCGCGAAGCTGGTCTCCGCGGTCTGA
- the rpsI gene encoding 30S ribosomal protein S9: MTAPEEFNDDEFVVEDTTVEVVEEGDGYEAEYTSEETFAPVLIDRPIQTVGRRKEAVVRVRMVPGTGNFVLNGRTIENYFPNKVHQQLVKSPLVTVERVESFDIYARLVGGGPSGQAGALRLAIARALIEVTPEDRPALKRAGFLTRDPRATERKKYGLKKARKAPQYSKR; the protein is encoded by the coding sequence GTGACCGCTCCTGAGGAATTCAACGACGACGAATTCGTCGTGGAAGACACCACCGTCGAGGTTGTCGAGGAGGGTGACGGCTACGAGGCCGAGTACACCTCCGAGGAGACCTTCGCCCCGGTGCTGATCGACCGTCCGATCCAGACCGTCGGCCGCCGCAAGGAGGCCGTGGTCCGCGTGCGCATGGTGCCGGGTACCGGCAACTTCGTGCTCAACGGTCGCACCATCGAGAACTACTTCCCGAACAAGGTGCACCAGCAGCTCGTCAAGTCGCCGCTGGTGACCGTCGAGCGTGTCGAGTCCTTCGACATCTACGCCCGCCTCGTCGGCGGCGGCCCGTCCGGTCAGGCCGGCGCGCTGCGCCTGGCGATCGCCCGCGCCCTGATCGAGGTCACCCCGGAGGATCGCCCCGCCCTCAAGCGTGCCGGCTTCCTGACTCGTGACCCGCGTGCCACCGAGCGTAAGAAGTACGGCCTCAAGAAGGCCCGTAAGGCGCCTCAGTACTCGAAGCGCTGA
- the rplM gene encoding 50S ribosomal protein L13 yields MPTYSPKAGDVTRKWYVIDATDVVLGRLSVAAANLLRGKTKPTYAPHVDGGDFVIIINADKVAISGNKRENKFIHTHSGHPGGLKSRSVGQIMDTRPDRLVEKAVKGMIPKNKLGNSIGGKLKVYAGPNHPHAAQQPIPFEIKQVAQ; encoded by the coding sequence GTGCCTACGTACAGCCCGAAGGCGGGTGACGTGACCCGTAAGTGGTACGTCATCGACGCCACTGACGTAGTGCTCGGCCGTCTCTCCGTCGCAGCTGCCAACCTGCTGCGCGGTAAGACCAAGCCGACCTACGCTCCGCACGTCGATGGTGGCGACTTCGTCATCATCATCAACGCTGACAAGGTTGCCATCTCCGGCAACAAGCGTGAGAACAAGTTCATCCACACCCACTCCGGGCACCCGGGCGGTCTCAAGTCCCGCTCCGTCGGCCAGATCATGGACACCCGCCCCGACCGTCTGGTCGAGAAGGCTGTCAAGGGCATGATCCCGAAGAACAAGCTGGGTAACAGCATCGGCGGCAAGCTGAAGGTCTACGCAGGCCCGAACCACCCGCACGCCGCTCAGCAGCCCATTCCCTTCGAGATCAAGCAGGTTGCCCAGTGA
- a CDS encoding FHA domain-containing protein, with amino-acid sequence MSSPGAQQITVRHEGTDRVFDASQQITMGRAPEVTLFVDSPLVSRVHATLAWRGNGWVLADNGSTNGVFVDARRLSQPIPIDRPMQVRLGDAITGPLLHLIPRVGMQQMPPSVPPQQRRMPPQNFQQPPNQQPSPQQNRPPTPAQQPVQRPPAQGQQPINYVRPPRSGQQPVQGNPSHGIPSQAMPSQGMPSQGVPAHAQPPKSAQPPRSSQPQSQGMPAHAQQSAPQPVQSSMPLHPDVPDNINMTAKASVAAAPPVRARSASGPAARADRIPQGGLHIGRTSDNQIVVNDPLASRRHARLLSDRGNLAIEDLGSANGTFVNGRREQRAVLRDRDIITIGNVDFEVQQGTLVRRERPAAEQGLHVHGVGFTVEGNKQLLVDVNMAAGRGTLTALIGPSGAGKSTLSKLIAGTTQPSAGVVTFEGRGLHAEYEALRSRIGMVPQDDVLHRQLTVKQALGFAAQLRLPPDTSKADRQRVIDGVLAELSLTQHADTRVDRLSGGQRKRASVAMELLTGPSLLILDEPTSGLDPALDRQVMTMLRELADAGRTVIVVTHSVACLDMCDQVLLLAPGGKTAFAGHPGSVRDFLGTSDWAEIFTRVAADPDRAFANFRSRQAFAPPPQAVQPVEKAKPPKSSPLKQFSTLSRRQLRVILADRGYLAFLLILPFVLGGLSLVVPGKNGFQKGGFTQMPDGSFVMTGGSEAQQLLVVLILGACFMGSTLTVRDLVGERAIYYRERAVGLRSGAYLMSKVVVFSIAALLQAGVMMGIVLAGKKRPGPGAVLSAGSAELYIDIALTAVTCVVVGLLLSTLAKSNEQVMPLLVVIIMCQLVMAGGMIPVTGRVVLEQVSWLFPARWGYAAGASTVNIRELFPSAQADALWKHAANIWYLDAGMLLVLTVVLSLLTWSRLRLKKSAS; translated from the coding sequence ATGTCTTCACCGGGGGCGCAGCAGATCACCGTGCGTCATGAAGGAACCGATCGGGTCTTCGACGCGAGCCAGCAGATCACCATGGGGCGGGCGCCGGAGGTCACGCTGTTCGTCGACAGCCCCCTGGTCTCGCGGGTACATGCCACGCTGGCGTGGCGGGGTAACGGGTGGGTGCTCGCCGACAACGGCAGTACCAATGGGGTTTTCGTGGACGCGCGGCGACTGAGCCAGCCGATCCCGATCGACCGGCCCATGCAGGTGCGCCTGGGCGATGCCATCACCGGGCCACTGCTGCATCTGATTCCGCGCGTGGGCATGCAGCAGATGCCGCCGTCGGTACCGCCGCAGCAGCGCCGGATGCCGCCGCAGAACTTCCAGCAGCCGCCGAATCAGCAGCCGAGCCCGCAGCAGAATCGGCCGCCGACACCGGCGCAGCAGCCGGTGCAGCGTCCGCCCGCGCAGGGGCAGCAGCCGATCAATTACGTGCGGCCGCCGCGCTCGGGACAGCAACCCGTGCAGGGCAATCCGTCGCACGGCATTCCTTCCCAGGCGATGCCTTCGCAGGGGATGCCGTCGCAGGGCGTTCCCGCGCACGCCCAACCGCCCAAGTCCGCGCAGCCGCCGCGCTCGTCGCAGCCGCAGTCCCAGGGCATGCCCGCGCACGCGCAGCAGTCGGCACCGCAACCGGTGCAGTCGTCCATGCCGCTGCATCCGGATGTCCCCGACAACATCAATATGACCGCCAAGGCCAGCGTCGCCGCCGCACCCCCCGTGCGCGCCCGCTCCGCCTCCGGCCCGGCCGCGCGCGCCGACCGGATTCCGCAGGGCGGCTTGCATATCGGTCGTACCAGCGATAACCAGATCGTCGTCAACGATCCATTGGCCTCGCGCCGCCATGCCCGCCTGCTCTCCGATCGCGGCAATCTCGCCATCGAGGATCTGGGCTCGGCCAACGGCACCTTCGTCAACGGCCGCCGGGAACAGCGCGCGGTACTGCGCGACCGCGACATCATCACCATCGGCAATGTCGACTTCGAGGTGCAGCAGGGCACGCTGGTGCGTCGCGAGCGCCCGGCCGCCGAACAGGGCCTGCATGTGCACGGCGTCGGCTTCACCGTCGAGGGCAACAAGCAACTGCTCGTCGATGTGAATATGGCCGCCGGACGCGGCACGCTCACCGCGCTCATCGGACCCTCGGGCGCCGGTAAGTCGACACTGTCGAAACTCATTGCGGGAACGACACAACCGTCCGCGGGTGTGGTCACCTTCGAGGGGCGCGGCCTGCACGCCGAGTACGAGGCGCTGCGCTCCCGCATCGGCATGGTGCCGCAGGACGATGTGCTGCACCGGCAGCTCACCGTCAAACAGGCGCTCGGATTCGCCGCGCAACTGCGCCTGCCCCCCGACACCAGCAAGGCGGATCGGCAGCGCGTCATCGACGGTGTGCTGGCGGAGCTTTCGCTCACCCAGCACGCGGACACCCGGGTGGATCGACTCTCCGGCGGTCAGCGCAAGCGCGCCTCGGTGGCCATGGAGCTGCTCACCGGTCCGTCGTTGCTGATCCTGGACGAGCCCACCTCCGGTCTCGATCCGGCGCTGGACCGACAGGTCATGACCATGCTGCGCGAGCTCGCCGATGCCGGGCGCACCGTCATCGTCGTCACACATTCGGTTGCCTGCCTTGACATGTGCGATCAGGTGCTACTGCTCGCACCCGGTGGCAAGACCGCCTTCGCCGGACACCCCGGCAGTGTGCGCGACTTCCTCGGCACCAGCGACTGGGCGGAGATCTTCACCCGCGTCGCCGCCGACCCGGACCGCGCCTTCGCCAATTTCCGCTCCCGCCAAGCCTTTGCGCCGCCGCCCCAGGCCGTACAACCGGTGGAGAAGGCCAAGCCGCCGAAATCCAGTCCGCTCAAACAGTTCTCGACGCTCTCGCGCAGACAGCTGCGGGTGATCCTGGCCGATCGCGGATATCTGGCCTTCCTGCTGATACTCCCGTTCGTGCTGGGCGGGCTCTCCCTGGTGGTGCCGGGTAAGAACGGCTTCCAGAAGGGCGGCTTCACCCAGATGCCGGACGGGTCGTTCGTCATGACCGGCGGCAGCGAGGCACAACAGCTGCTGGTGGTGCTGATCCTCGGCGCCTGCTTCATGGGATCCACGCTCACCGTGCGTGATCTGGTCGGCGAGCGCGCCATCTACTATCGCGAGCGCGCGGTCGGATTGCGCTCCGGCGCCTACCTGATGTCCAAGGTGGTGGTGTTCAGCATTGCCGCGCTGCTGCAGGCGGGCGTCATGATGGGCATCGTGCTCGCGGGTAAGAAGCGGCCCGGACCGGGCGCGGTGCTCTCCGCGGGCAGTGCCGAGCTGTACATCGACATCGCGCTGACCGCGGTCACCTGTGTGGTCGTCGGCCTGCTGCTCTCCACCCTCGCCAAATCCAACGAGCAGGTGATGCCGCTGCTGGTGGTCATCATCATGTGCCAGCTGGTGATGGCGGGCGGCATGATCCCGGTCACCGGCCGTGTTGTGCTGGAACAGGTTTCGTGGCTGTTCCCGGCCCGCTGGGGTTACGCCGCCGGCGCCTCGACGGTGAATATCCGGGAACTGTTCCCGAGTGCGCAGGCGGACGCGCTGTGGAAGCACGCCGCGAATATCTGGTACCTCGACGCCGGCATGCTGCTGGTGCTCACCGTGGTGTTGTCGCTGCTCACCTGGTCGCGACTGCGCCTGAAGAAGTCCGCGTCATGA
- a CDS encoding metallopeptidase, protein MRARRATVALAVLTLLAVLLSGCTRDVPGRAVSIYDDPFKVAGLPTTSGPNGPRTGAPDSTLTASNSDGGEIDKLVLNAIEDIQSYWQAEYPHEFDGAFEPVDKFLSWSAKSPRSQAVQFCEESTYRLVNAAYCSLDGSIGWDRTVLLPTVQETFGKMAVVMVLAHEYGHAIQTMANIVSRKTPTLVKEQQADCFAGAFIRNVAEGKSKHFTINTSDGLNAVLAATVAIRDDNPSDPGSVHGSAFERVTAVQIGFTDGGKGCKGIDTKEIDRRRGNLPQSFGNDSTNGQSDVDRSNLDELAKAMADIMPIKKEPKYSFDGAKLNCANSKDTEPVTYCPSDNTIGTDLPALHDRGVPNTDEQDGLPVKVTGDFTAYVVFISRYALAVQQSAGQALKGAKTGLRAACLAGVITGKLADPNRSKANGNISLSPGDLDEAVSGLLTDGLAASDTDGKTVPSGFSRVDAFRAGVLGNQNTCTSRYS, encoded by the coding sequence ATGCGCGCACGCCGGGCGACGGTGGCCTTGGCCGTTCTCACTCTCCTCGCGGTGCTGTTGAGCGGCTGTACCCGGGATGTGCCCGGGCGCGCGGTCTCGATCTACGACGATCCGTTCAAGGTCGCCGGACTACCCACCACCAGCGGCCCCAACGGGCCGCGCACGGGCGCACCGGATTCCACGCTCACCGCCTCGAACTCCGACGGCGGGGAGATCGACAAGCTCGTCCTCAACGCCATCGAGGACATCCAGAGCTATTGGCAGGCCGAGTATCCGCACGAGTTCGACGGCGCGTTCGAACCGGTCGACAAATTCCTGTCCTGGAGTGCGAAATCGCCGCGCTCACAAGCGGTGCAGTTCTGCGAGGAGTCCACCTACCGGCTGGTCAATGCCGCCTACTGCAGCCTCGACGGATCCATCGGCTGGGATCGCACCGTGCTGCTGCCGACCGTGCAGGAGACCTTCGGCAAGATGGCGGTGGTCATGGTGCTCGCCCATGAATACGGGCACGCCATTCAGACCATGGCCAATATCGTCAGCCGCAAGACCCCGACCCTGGTCAAGGAGCAGCAGGCCGACTGCTTCGCCGGGGCGTTCATTCGCAATGTGGCAGAGGGCAAGTCGAAGCATTTCACCATCAATACCTCCGATGGATTGAACGCCGTGCTGGCCGCGACCGTAGCCATTCGTGACGACAATCCCAGCGATCCGGGCAGCGTGCACGGATCGGCGTTCGAGCGCGTCACCGCGGTGCAGATCGGCTTCACCGACGGCGGTAAGGGCTGCAAGGGTATCGACACCAAGGAGATCGACCGGCGGCGCGGAAATCTGCCGCAGTCCTTCGGCAATGACAGCACCAATGGCCAATCCGATGTGGACCGGAGCAATCTCGACGAACTCGCCAAGGCGATGGCCGACATCATGCCGATCAAGAAGGAGCCCAAGTACAGCTTCGACGGCGCGAAACTGAACTGCGCCAATAGTAAGGACACCGAACCGGTCACCTACTGCCCGTCCGACAACACCATCGGCACCGATCTGCCCGCCCTGCACGACCGCGGCGTACCCAACACCGACGAACAGGATGGGTTGCCGGTCAAGGTAACCGGCGACTTCACCGCCTACGTGGTATTCATCTCGCGCTATGCGCTGGCCGTCCAGCAGAGCGCCGGACAAGCCCTCAAGGGCGCGAAGACCGGTCTGCGCGCCGCCTGCCTGGCCGGTGTGATCACCGGAAAACTGGCCGACCCCAATCGATCCAAGGCCAACGGCAATATCAGCCTCTCCCCCGGTGACCTCGATGAAGCCGTCTCGGGCCTGCTCACCGACGGCCTCGCCGCCAGCGATACCGACGGTAAAACCGTCCCCAGCGGGTTCTCCCGGGTGGACGCCTTCCGCGCGGGCGTCCTGGGCAACCAGAACACCTGCACCTCCCGGTATTCCTGA
- a CDS encoding FHA domain-containing protein: MDRQVEVVAGPHVVIRAAGAVILVAHRERGALNADARAAVAGRALADLVLETTEQAPDGPGRLIARQATRWLMKEAERISPGVPIEFGILSAADTGGVAIFLHGSVTAVLSGRTVEYYRGSDAAFTVDRVAAHPEVAAALFAEDAKRRVPELPERGIGSLASGIALAGGAIVWFEGEPAHTWVPRRFTPGAWTPQLDDDQPTQAEVPPPTAAFDPEPERIPLDPNLTPTRTSNRIPVGLDLDFDSASESDSATAGYDPQRESHSTGPGYGSPVGPGPGDGADGYDPHHAPTEMGGTNPAPKPDPSLQRRLEATAKATALTFKVLGFKCARAHPSDPRSAFCSVCGMPVDQTQQVAEVIRPPLGMLILDDGMTYMLAADAVVGRDPEQSEAARAGLVPLKIDDSSGGMSRAHAEIRLINWDVTVVDRGSTNGTRVRLPGYRDWVRLQANQPMILIPGAEIMLGNRVLRLEPVAPPPFG, translated from the coding sequence ATGGATCGGCAGGTCGAGGTTGTCGCGGGCCCGCACGTGGTCATTCGGGCGGCGGGAGCGGTAATCCTGGTCGCACATCGCGAACGCGGAGCGTTGAACGCGGATGCGCGCGCCGCCGTCGCGGGGCGGGCGCTCGCCGACCTGGTCCTGGAGACCACCGAACAGGCGCCCGACGGACCGGGGCGGCTCATCGCCCGCCAGGCCACCCGCTGGCTCATGAAAGAGGCCGAGCGCATCTCGCCCGGCGTACCGATCGAATTCGGCATCCTCTCCGCCGCCGATACCGGCGGCGTCGCCATCTTCCTGCACGGTTCGGTCACCGCGGTGCTGTCGGGCCGGACCGTCGAGTACTACCGCGGCAGTGACGCCGCCTTCACCGTGGACCGCGTCGCGGCCCATCCGGAGGTCGCCGCGGCCTTGTTCGCCGAGGACGCGAAGCGGCGCGTACCCGAGCTACCCGAGCGCGGAATCGGCTCCCTCGCATCGGGAATCGCGCTGGCGGGCGGTGCGATCGTCTGGTTCGAGGGCGAACCGGCGCACACCTGGGTGCCGCGTCGGTTCACCCCGGGCGCGTGGACGCCGCAGCTCGATGACGATCAGCCGACCCAGGCCGAGGTACCCCCGCCGACCGCGGCCTTCGATCCGGAGCCGGAACGAATTCCACTGGACCCCAACCTGACTCCCACCCGCACCTCCAACCGGATACCCGTCGGGCTGGACCTCGATTTCGATTCGGCGTCCGAATCCGACTCCGCCACGGCCGGTTACGACCCGCAGCGGGAATCGCACTCGACCGGGCCGGGTTACGGGTCGCCGGTCGGGCCCGGTCCGGGGGACGGCGCGGATGGTTACGACCCGCATCACGCGCCGACCGAGATGGGCGGGACCAATCCCGCGCCGAAGCCGGATCCGAGTCTGCAGCGGCGGTTGGAGGCGACGGCGAAGGCGACCGCGCTCACCTTCAAGGTGCTCGGATTCAAGTGCGCGCGTGCGCATCCCAGTGATCCGCGGTCGGCGTTCTGTTCGGTATGCGGGATGCCGGTGGATCAGACCCAGCAGGTCGCCGAGGTGATTCGGCCACCGTTGGGAATGCTGATTCTCGACGACGGGATGACGTACATGCTGGCCGCCGACGCGGTCGTGGGGCGTGATCCGGAGCAGTCCGAGGCGGCGCGAGCGGGGCTGGTGCCGTTGAAGATCGACGATTCCTCCGGTGGCATGTCGCGGGCGCACGCGGAGATCCGGCTGATCAATTGGGATGTCACCGTGGTGGATCGGGGCTCGACCAACGGCACCCGGGTGCGGCTGCCGGGATATCGGGATTGGGTTCGGCTGCAAGCGAATCAGCCGATGATCCTGATCCCGGGTGCGGAGATCATGCTGGGTAACCGGGTACTGCGCTTGGAGCCGGTCGCGCCGCCGCCGTTCGGGTAG
- a CDS encoding DUF7373 family lipoprotein, with translation MVRNSRRPLFAACVSLTALLLTACSVSGTATPGELDVRKLEVGGYPVDRHTYSQGAGTNGALLEGFRMSEAVVPSVKIDSTLIYGGGGRATTDNADATKIGLAATSQSVLDRNHLITAFAASGADRADGPNQTGATSVTDMVLRFADDKTAATAARELEDADFGVAPDLNKKLTLGQYPNAYIHWRPGVPTIGAFLPYKQYVISLFIERPKAEEKDLLDWVRKSFDAQVPLLDKFTPTPEANLTALKVDPNNLLARAVIKERGSGAPDPKEFAVYGGTKIIHNANNEAKVSQAVTDSGADALATVGSAWLIRTRDDAGAQSLMTALLADETDHYDSVPAPNDVPGAKCVQLNSKGDSSSEFKNRCYVTYKRYIGIVSSDDEPDVRQKAAAQYALLANSL, from the coding sequence ATGGTTCGGAATTCACGTAGACCACTCTTCGCCGCATGTGTTTCGCTCACCGCCCTGCTACTGACCGCCTGCAGTGTCAGCGGCACCGCGACCCCCGGTGAGCTCGATGTCCGCAAGCTGGAGGTGGGCGGCTATCCGGTCGACCGGCACACCTATTCGCAGGGCGCGGGCACCAATGGCGCACTGCTGGAAGGCTTCCGGATGTCGGAGGCCGTGGTGCCGAGTGTCAAGATCGACTCCACCCTGATCTACGGCGGCGGCGGGCGGGCCACCACCGATAACGCGGACGCCACCAAGATCGGCCTGGCCGCGACCTCGCAGTCGGTGCTGGACCGCAATCATCTGATCACCGCCTTCGCCGCCAGCGGCGCGGACCGGGCGGACGGCCCCAATCAGACCGGGGCCACCAGCGTCACCGATATGGTGCTGCGCTTCGCCGATGACAAGACCGCCGCGACCGCCGCGCGCGAACTCGAGGACGCCGACTTCGGGGTGGCCCCGGATCTGAACAAGAAGCTCACGCTCGGCCAGTACCCGAACGCCTATATCCATTGGCGGCCGGGGGTTCCGACCATCGGCGCGTTCCTGCCGTATAAGCAGTACGTGATCTCACTCTTCATCGAGCGCCCCAAGGCCGAGGAGAAGGATCTGCTGGATTGGGTGCGCAAATCCTTCGACGCGCAGGTGCCGCTGCTGGACAAGTTCACCCCCACCCCCGAAGCCAATCTGACCGCGCTCAAGGTGGATCCGAACAATCTGCTGGCGCGCGCGGTGATCAAAGAGCGCGGCTCGGGCGCCCCCGATCCCAAGGAGTTCGCCGTCTACGGCGGCACCAAGATCATCCACAATGCCAATAACGAGGCCAAGGTCAGCCAGGCCGTCACCGACAGCGGTGCGGACGCCCTGGCCACCGTCGGCTCGGCCTGGCTGATTCGCACCCGCGACGACGCGGGCGCGCAATCGCTCATGACCGCCCTGCTCGCCGATGAGACCGACCACTACGACAGCGTTCCCGCCCCCAATGACGTGCCCGGTGCGAAATGCGTCCAACTGAACAGCAAGGGCGATAGCAGCAGCGAGTTCAAGAACCGCTGCTATGTGACGTACAAGCGCTATATCGGCATCGTGAGCAGCGATGACGAGCCCGATGTGCGACAGAAGGCGGCGGCACAGTACGCCCTGCTGGCCAACAGCCTGTAG